TGACCACCCACCCCGACGTCGTCACCATCTGTTCCGAGCTCATCGCCATCGACACCAGCAACTACGGGAGCCGGGGCGGCAACGGCGAACTGGACGCCGCACGGTACGTCGTCGGCCTGCTGCGCGCGGCCGGCTACGACCCCGAGCTCATCGTCTCCGAACCGAACCGGGCCAACGTGGTCATGCGGGTCGCGGGGACCGATCGCACGCAGCCCGGGCTGCTCGTGCACGGGCACCTCGACGTCGTCCCGGCCGAGCCCGGCGGCTGGACCGTGGCACCGTTCGAGGGCCGGGTGGCGGACGGCTACGTCTGGGGCCGCGGGGCGAGCGACATGAAGGACATGGTCGCGATGATGCTCGCCACCCTCAGGCGGTGGGCCGCACGAGGCGTCGCGCCCCGGCGGGACGTGGTCTTCGCCTTCGTCGCGGACGAGGAGGAGGACGGCGCCCTCGGCGCCGAGTGGCTGGTGCGCCACCGGCCCGAGCTCTTCGACGGGGTCGCGGCGGCGATCGGCGAGGCGGGTGGGCAGGCCGTGCCGGTGGAAGCGCCCGACGGAACGGTCCGGCGGTTCTATCCCGTCGCGGTGGCCGAGCGCGGCTCCCTGCATCTGCGCGTCCGTGCGAGCGGGACGGCCGGTCACGGCTCGCGCCCCAACCCGGACAATCCCGTCGCCCACCTCGTGACCGGGCTCGCGCGGCTCACCGAGCACCGCTGGCCCCTGACGCTGACGCCACCGGTCCGGCGTCTGCTCGACCTCACCACGCAGGCGCTCGGCCTCGACGCCGATCTCTCGTCCGCGGAGGGCATCGAGGCCGTCCTGGACCGCATCGGGCCATTGCGTGAGGTCGTCGAGCCCGCGCTGCGCCCCTCGACCGCCGTCACCGTGCTCGACGCCGGCTACAAGTACAACGTCGTGCCGGGTGAGGCCCATGCCGAGATCGACGTGCGGTCACTGCCCGGCGGTGAGGCGGAGCAGCTCGCCACGATCGACCGGCTCCTCGGACCCGCGTTCACCAGGTCGTTCCTGTCGTATCGCCCCGCGATCGCGACAAGGTGGGACACCCCGTGGTTCGACGCCATGGCGGCGGCGGTCAGGCGGCACGACCCGGATGCCGTGGTCGTCCCCTACTGCATGGCCGGCGGCACCGATGCCAAACCGTTCGCCGAGCTCGGGATCGCCGGCTTCGGGTTCTCGCCGCTCGGCCTCGACCCGGACGGCCGGACCCCGGCGGGCATGCACGGCGTCGACGAACGCGTGCCGGTCGCGGCCCTGGTCCAGGGCCTGGAGCTGCTCGACGAGTTCCTCCGAACGGTGTGAGGAACGGCGCATGAGTCGTTCGGCGGCCATCGATCGTGCCTCGCGCCACCTCGACTCGGGCGCGCTGCTCGCCGACCTGCGCCGCAGGGTGGCCGTCCGGACCGTGAGCTCGGACCCGCGGAGCGGACGCGCCCACCACGACTACCTGACCCGGGAGATCGCGCCGCAGCTCGCCCGGCTCGGCTGCGCCGTACGCATCGTCGACAACCCGGTGGAGGGCGCCGCACCCTTCCTCCTGGCCCATCGCCACGAGGACGACAGGCTCCCGACGGTGCTGACGTACGGGCACGGCGACGTGGTCGACACCGACGAGGCCGACTGGGGCGCCGGCCTCCGGCCGTGGCGGGTCGTCGTG
This Jiangella alba DNA region includes the following protein-coding sequences:
- a CDS encoding M20/M25/M40 family metallo-hydrolase, translating into MTTHPDVVTICSELIAIDTSNYGSRGGNGELDAARYVVGLLRAAGYDPELIVSEPNRANVVMRVAGTDRTQPGLLVHGHLDVVPAEPGGWTVAPFEGRVADGYVWGRGASDMKDMVAMMLATLRRWAARGVAPRRDVVFAFVADEEEDGALGAEWLVRHRPELFDGVAAAIGEAGGQAVPVEAPDGTVRRFYPVAVAERGSLHLRVRASGTAGHGSRPNPDNPVAHLVTGLARLTEHRWPLTLTPPVRRLLDLTTQALGLDADLSSAEGIEAVLDRIGPLREVVEPALRPSTAVTVLDAGYKYNVVPGEAHAEIDVRSLPGGEAEQLATIDRLLGPAFTRSFLSYRPAIATRWDTPWFDAMAAAVRRHDPDAVVVPYCMAGGTDAKPFAELGIAGFGFSPLGLDPDGRTPAGMHGVDERVPVAALVQGLELLDEFLRTV